A window of Caldisericota bacterium contains these coding sequences:
- the murB gene encoding UDP-N-acetylmuramate dehydrogenase: MRRSIDKLREVVKGKVIENEPMANHTSFHIGGPAQIFCKPENFEDIKNIVEWAKKNKLSIMAIGNGTNLLVSDNGIDGVVIQIANRMKNVQFDRNTVITQGGISLQELINKSMEKGLGGIEFAAKIPGVIGGSIVMNAGSNSHFISKFIKYVTVIGIDGKIYKLYHDDLKFNYRYSILQNEPLILLDAFLVLENQDPVEIRKKVEIFSKIKKEHQPIDYPCAGSIFKNPPTTYAGKVLEETNCKGLRVGDAMISDIHANFIINLGKATASDVIHLIRKAQQQVHRKKDLVLELEIKLAGDFRN, translated from the coding sequence GTGAGAAGAAGCATTGATAAACTTCGTGAAGTAGTGAAAGGTAAAGTGATTGAAAACGAACCAATGGCAAACCATACCTCCTTTCATATCGGAGGGCCGGCACAAATCTTTTGCAAACCGGAAAATTTCGAAGATATAAAAAATATTGTTGAATGGGCAAAAAAGAACAAACTGTCCATAATGGCAATAGGAAATGGAACAAATCTGCTTGTTTCAGATAACGGAATAGATGGCGTGGTGATTCAAATTGCCAATAGAATGAAAAATGTTCAATTCGATAGAAATACAGTCATTACACAGGGAGGGATATCCCTGCAAGAATTAATTAATAAATCGATGGAGAAAGGACTTGGGGGAATAGAATTCGCGGCAAAGATTCCAGGTGTAATTGGTGGATCTATTGTAATGAATGCTGGCAGTAATTCTCACTTTATAAGTAAATTCATAAAATACGTCACCGTAATTGGAATAGATGGAAAGATATACAAACTGTACCATGATGACCTGAAATTTAACTACAGGTACAGTATCCTGCAAAACGAACCACTAATTCTTCTGGATGCATTCTTAGTTTTAGAAAATCAAGATCCAGTAGAAATCAGAAAAAAAGTGGAAATATTCAGTAAGATAAAAAAAGAACACCAACCTATAGATTATCCATGTGCCGGGAGCATATTCAAAAATCCGCCTACAACATATGCCGGTAAAGTATTGGAAGAAACGAATTGTAAAGGTCTAAGAGTGGGAGATGCAATGATATCGGATATACATGCAAATTTTATAATCAATCTAGGAAAGGCAACAGCATCAGATGTAATACACCTCATAAGAAAAGCGCAACAACAAGTGCACAGAAAAAAAGACCTTGTTCTGGAACTCGAAATAAAACTTGCAGGCGATTTCAGGAACTAA
- the murG gene encoding undecaprenyldiphospho-muramoylpentapeptide beta-N-acetylglucosaminyltransferase, which yields MKILIAGGGTGGHIYPVVSIAKTFIKNGDEIVLIGRKNSKEENIYKAHKLCTKTIESAALEFNPKKFSKFVRKASIGIKEAYHTLREENIDAVIGAGGYVSAPIVFAAITKNIPVFLYEQNIVPGRANRLFAKKSKKIFIGFPDIYGFFVGEKTVFTGNPIRKKIVNIKRKDALNFFKFADKPTLLVLGGSGGAKKINDIFSNIIKKLLLKSNNIQIIFITGERDYRAIIKKNKVPSPRVKIIPYLEEAEYAIGAANFAISRAGAMTLTELTRKGVPGIIIPYPYARDNHQEKNALFLKNKRCIDLIKESTLSENMLLNKIIYYLTHPDIIKTMKNNTEGIFPENSEELMYNKVRSEINE from the coding sequence ATGAAAATACTTATTGCAGGCGGAGGGACGGGAGGCCATATTTATCCAGTTGTTTCAATCGCAAAAACGTTTATAAAAAACGGAGATGAAATTGTTCTTATTGGAAGAAAAAACAGTAAAGAAGAAAATATATATAAAGCACATAAACTTTGTACAAAAACAATAGAATCTGCTGCGCTTGAATTTAATCCAAAAAAGTTTTCAAAATTTGTGCGCAAAGCAAGTATAGGAATTAAAGAAGCATACCACACATTAAGAGAAGAAAATATTGACGCAGTAATTGGAGCTGGCGGATATGTTTCAGCACCCATAGTCTTTGCAGCAATAACAAAAAATATACCCGTATTTCTTTATGAACAAAACATTGTGCCAGGCCGTGCTAATAGATTATTTGCAAAAAAAAGCAAGAAGATCTTTATAGGCTTCCCTGATATTTATGGTTTCTTTGTCGGAGAAAAAACAGTTTTTACCGGCAATCCTATAAGAAAGAAAATTGTTAACATAAAAAGAAAAGACGCATTAAATTTCTTTAAGTTTGCCGACAAACCTACACTCCTCGTTCTCGGAGGAAGTGGAGGAGCAAAAAAAATAAACGACATATTTTCAAATATCATCAAAAAACTTTTACTCAAGAGCAATAATATTCAAATCATATTTATAACAGGAGAACGAGATTACCGGGCTATAATCAAAAAAAATAAAGTTCCCTCGCCAAGGGTAAAAATAATACCATATTTAGAAGAGGCAGAATACGCTATTGGGGCAGCCAATTTTGCAATATCAAGAGCTGGAGCAATGACTCTTACCGAACTAACAAGAAAGGGAGTTCCGGGAATTATCATACCATACCCATACGCCAGAGACAATCATCAAGAAAAAAATGCACTATTTCTCAAAAACAAAAGATGTATAGATCTTATAAAAGAATCAACGCTATCAGAGAACATGCTGCTGAATAAAATTATTTACTATCTCACCCATCCAGATATAATAAAAACAATGAAAAATAATACTGAAGGAATATTCCCAGAAAATAGTGAAGAACTTATGTACAATAAAGTTAGGAGTGAAATAAATGAGTAA
- the murC gene encoding UDP-N-acetylmuramate--L-alanine ligase, giving the protein MSKIFFVGIGGTGMNKLALLLKDFGNEIFGSDIKSNRKTEKLQNKGINIYIGHNKNHINKSIDLVIYSSAIPSSNEELIQAKKIGITIKKRGETLAEITKKFRTIIVSGTHGKTTTTALIGHILKENGKKTNIYIGGEEEKFDSFDKTAELFVIESDESDRSFLLFEPKILITTNIDKDHLGVYQNSFKNLKQAFKTLQDKSEKKVICRDDKNAFSIADRSDTNTFFYSIKNKKANIFATNIKYSASGTEFDLFYLRKFIGKGFIPSYGDKNILNALAAISVAHLSGIKIKDALTSLESFLMPNRRMKIRGEIKGITVIDDHADHPTEIKSTLNAIKKHFPSKRIIAVFQPHRYSRVNALKQNIAKPFQYADIIISTDIYPAFEAPIKSINGSVINKWIKEKNEEKEVYYGKQLKDVTQILRKILKRNDLIVLLGPGDIENFSSSLIKFLKGATCEKKH; this is encoded by the coding sequence ATGAGTAAAATATTCTTTGTAGGCATTGGCGGTACGGGAATGAATAAGCTCGCACTTTTGCTCAAAGATTTCGGCAATGAAATTTTTGGCTCAGACATAAAAAGCAACAGAAAAACAGAAAAATTGCAAAATAAAGGAATTAATATCTACATAGGACACAATAAAAACCACATAAATAAAAGTATTGATCTTGTAATTTACTCTTCGGCCATACCTTCTTCAAATGAGGAATTAATTCAAGCAAAAAAAATAGGCATTACAATTAAAAAAAGAGGAGAAACACTTGCCGAAATCACAAAAAAATTTAGAACCATAATAGTATCAGGCACTCATGGTAAAACAACTACAACAGCACTTATTGGACATATTTTAAAAGAAAATGGCAAAAAAACCAATATCTATATAGGTGGAGAAGAAGAAAAATTTGATTCATTTGATAAAACTGCGGAATTATTTGTTATCGAATCAGATGAAAGCGACAGATCCTTTCTCCTTTTCGAACCCAAAATCCTTATAACAACAAATATCGATAAAGATCATCTTGGAGTATACCAAAATAGCTTCAAAAACTTAAAGCAAGCGTTCAAAACACTACAAGATAAATCAGAAAAAAAAGTAATATGTAGAGACGACAAAAATGCCTTTTCTATTGCAGACCGCTCAGACACAAACACATTCTTTTACAGTATAAAGAATAAAAAAGCAAATATTTTTGCAACAAATATCAAATATTCCGCATCAGGAACAGAATTCGATCTATTTTACTTAAGAAAATTTATAGGAAAAGGATTTATCCCCTCTTACGGAGATAAAAACATACTCAATGCACTTGCTGCAATTTCTGTTGCACATCTTTCTGGGATAAAAATCAAAGACGCATTAACCTCTTTAGAAAGTTTTTTAATGCCAAACAGAAGAATGAAAATAAGAGGAGAGATAAAAGGCATTACCGTAATTGATGACCACGCTGACCATCCAACAGAAATTAAATCAACGCTCAATGCAATAAAAAAACATTTCCCAAGCAAAAGAATCATCGCAGTATTCCAACCTCACAGATACAGTAGAGTAAATGCGCTAAAGCAAAACATCGCCAAACCGTTTCAATATGCCGATATTATCATATCTACAGATATTTATCCTGCTTTTGAAGCCCCCATAAAAAGTATTAACGGCAGTGTAATAAATAAATGGATTAAAGAAAAAAATGAAGAAAAAGAAGTATACTACGGAAAACAATTGAAGGATGTAACACAGATATTGAGAAAAATCTTGAAAAGAAATGATTTAATAGTATTATTAGGGCCAGGAGATATAGAAAATTTTTCTTCTTCTTTAATAAAATTTTTAAAAGGGGCAACATGTGAGAAGAAGCATTGA
- the murD gene encoding UDP-N-acetylmuramoyl-L-alanine--D-glutamate ligase has product MKKILIVGARKSGTYAALLAKKQGFEPFVTEISDRNEFEKSKIILRKNNIEFEFGTHSFDKIKNFEMAVISPGVPLQTKIVKEIEKYRVPYIGEMEFAYKTTPTTQIISITGSNGKSTTTALTGSIFYYAPCSSVTGGNLGTPYSELLLNNPNPDIAILETSCFQLETIEDFHPKVSVFLNFSEDHLNRYKDMEEYLKYKKRIFKNQISIDFAVLNADDTILKNLEKDMNSKIFYFSKTTPVQKGVFLENNKIIFKNEEKEEEIISIESIRLLGKHNIGNVLAAILSAKLLKLDNATIKKGIETFEGLPHRLEKVRELNGVLYINDSKATTPDSTIQALNTFHSKIILIAGGSSKNNDFAELARLFLNKLRKLVVIGETAAEIANNAIDQGFNNVVFASTLEKAVELAKKIAHQGDTILLSPACASFDMFKDFEDRGDKFKKIVNSL; this is encoded by the coding sequence ATGAAAAAAATACTAATTGTAGGAGCAAGAAAAAGTGGTACTTATGCAGCTCTTCTTGCGAAAAAACAGGGCTTTGAACCATTTGTCACAGAAATAAGTGATAGAAATGAATTTGAAAAATCAAAAATAATACTTCGCAAAAATAATATAGAGTTTGAATTTGGAACACATTCATTTGATAAAATTAAAAACTTCGAAATGGCAGTAATTTCGCCAGGTGTTCCTTTGCAAACAAAAATAGTGAAAGAAATAGAAAAATATCGTGTCCCGTATATTGGAGAAATGGAGTTTGCATACAAAACAACACCAACTACTCAAATAATAAGCATAACAGGTAGCAATGGAAAAAGCACCACAACAGCGCTCACTGGCAGCATATTTTACTATGCACCTTGCAGCAGCGTAACAGGAGGAAATTTAGGCACTCCGTATTCAGAACTTCTACTAAATAACCCCAACCCTGATATTGCTATACTCGAAACAAGCTGTTTTCAACTAGAAACAATAGAGGATTTTCATCCAAAAGTATCAGTATTTCTCAATTTTTCTGAAGATCACTTAAATAGGTACAAAGATATGGAAGAGTATCTAAAATACAAAAAAAGAATTTTCAAAAATCAGATATCGATAGATTTTGCTGTATTAAATGCTGATGACACTATATTAAAAAACTTAGAAAAAGATATGAACAGCAAGATATTCTACTTCAGCAAGACAACTCCTGTACAAAAAGGCGTATTCCTGGAAAATAACAAAATCATCTTTAAAAACGAAGAAAAAGAAGAAGAAATTATAAGCATTGAATCCATTCGTCTCCTCGGAAAACATAACATCGGTAATGTTCTGGCAGCTATTCTTTCTGCAAAACTACTTAAATTAGATAATGCAACAATCAAAAAAGGCATAGAAACATTCGAAGGATTGCCCCATCGACTTGAAAAGGTCAGAGAATTAAATGGTGTATTATATATAAACGATTCAAAAGCCACAACACCAGATTCCACGATACAGGCTCTAAATACATTTCACAGTAAAATTATTCTCATCGCCGGAGGAAGTAGCAAAAATAATGATTTCGCAGAGCTTGCAAGATTGTTTCTAAATAAATTAAGAAAACTCGTCGTTATAGGTGAAACTGCTGCTGAAATAGCAAACAATGCTATCGACCAGGGCTTTAATAATGTCGTGTTTGCATCAACATTAGAAAAAGCAGTAGAACTAGCAAAAAAAATTGCACATCAGGGAGACACTATCCTACTTTCCCCGGCTTGTGCAAGTTTTGATATGTTTAAAGATTTTGAAGATAGAGGAGATAAATTCAAAAAAATTGTAAATAGCCTATGA
- the ftsA gene encoding cell division protein FtsA: MNEKIISALDLGSSTIKFLIAEVTDERPSIIGVGSVPSRSINKGIVTDLNKAAEAITAAKKQAETMAGKKATPVYVSISGNHVYSLNNKGIIVVSKEGREITKEDIRRVEESAKVLLLQPNQDIVHVLPRQFIIDGQDGIRNPIGMSGIKLEEEVHIITGSTTSLHNIKKCIRMADLELNGFVLQSLASSCAIINEEEKELGVALLDIGAGTGDLAIFANGNIAHTSVLPIGGEYITKDIAYGLRIPLEEAESIKKNHGFVETENNNPTSEIEIDKFGSTEKRKVSLDFIGNIITSRSDEILEGMRLELMKSGYWNNIPAGIVITGGCSLLKNFVERASEIIEIPARIGYPDGNFAIAEFLHSPAYSTSVGLIKFAIENEVANFKKLNFLKHLSWVKDIFG; encoded by the coding sequence GTGAACGAAAAAATTATTTCTGCACTTGACTTAGGGAGCAGCACTATAAAATTTCTTATAGCTGAGGTGACGGATGAACGTCCTTCCATTATTGGCGTAGGGTCAGTTCCCAGTAGAAGTATCAATAAAGGGATAGTAACAGATTTGAACAAAGCTGCCGAAGCCATTACAGCAGCCAAAAAACAGGCCGAAACAATGGCTGGCAAAAAAGCTACGCCTGTTTACGTCTCTATAAGCGGAAACCATGTATATTCGTTAAACAACAAAGGTATAATTGTCGTATCGAAAGAAGGAAGAGAAATAACAAAAGAAGATATAAGACGAGTAGAAGAATCTGCAAAAGTACTTCTGCTTCAGCCAAATCAGGATATTGTCCATGTATTGCCAAGACAGTTTATTATTGATGGCCAAGATGGAATAAGAAACCCGATTGGTATGTCGGGTATAAAATTAGAAGAAGAAGTACATATTATAACAGGTTCTACAACGTCGCTCCACAACATTAAAAAATGCATTCGCATGGCAGACCTCGAATTAAACGGATTTGTGCTTCAATCCCTTGCATCATCATGTGCAATAATTAATGAAGAAGAAAAAGAATTAGGTGTGGCTCTATTAGATATTGGTGCAGGTACAGGTGATCTTGCAATTTTTGCAAACGGGAATATTGCGCATACCTCAGTACTGCCGATTGGGGGAGAATACATTACAAAAGATATTGCATACGGATTGAGGATACCTTTAGAGGAAGCAGAATCAATTAAAAAAAATCATGGTTTTGTTGAAACAGAGAATAACAACCCAACAAGTGAGATAGAAATAGATAAATTTGGCAGCACCGAAAAAAGAAAAGTGTCTTTAGATTTTATTGGCAATATCATTACTTCAAGATCCGATGAAATATTGGAAGGTATGCGCTTAGAATTGATGAAGTCGGGATACTGGAACAATATTCCTGCTGGTATTGTTATTACTGGAGGATGCTCTCTACTTAAAAATTTTGTTGAAAGAGCAAGTGAAATTATTGAAATTCCTGCTAGAATTGGTTATCCAGATGGAAATTTTGCAATTGCAGAATTTCTACACAGCCCTGCATATTCAACTAGCGTAGGACTCATAAAGTTTGCAATAGAAAACGAGGTAGCAAATTTTAAAAAGTTGAACTTTTTAAAACATTTATCTTGGGTAAAAGACATATTTGGTTAA
- a CDS encoding FtsW/RodA/SpoVE family cell cycle protein, producing the protein MNKEQKTSNIRALLFFTYALVGIGLLMNFSIGPSVSTSLSLTIFYKQLLYVSIGTASLILFSYFNHTKLKDISTVLFFLVLISLFFTTGEISRRWLYVGLPFTIQPSQYASLVLSILIAKVVSIRLKEDYDKKIYIILLVAVILISGLVIIEPDMGSGMIILMTCGILLLASGMKLIDFCIVSIPTIILGVIAIMNNQSWKERIVFFLNPYSAPTGEGYQALQSFRAVARGGIIGTGFMRSMFKYGKLPEKTADFIFAITAEEFGIIGCTVIIALFIALIYTGFKIAKNTGSTFPRLLAVGITLCIALSALINISTNIGLLPVTGITLPFISFGGNSMLANLTGIGILINIAKKSGE; encoded by the coding sequence ATGAATAAAGAACAAAAAACATCTAATATACGTGCATTATTATTTTTTACATACGCTCTTGTAGGGATAGGATTGCTTATGAATTTTAGCATAGGCCCGTCTGTATCAACCAGTCTATCCCTGACAATCTTCTACAAACAGCTCTTATATGTGAGTATCGGGACAGCTTCTCTCATTTTGTTTTCATATTTTAATCATACAAAACTTAAAGACATTTCCACTGTTTTATTTTTCCTCGTTTTGATATCTCTTTTCTTCACAACCGGAGAAATATCCAGAAGGTGGCTGTATGTAGGGCTGCCTTTTACAATTCAGCCCTCACAATATGCTTCTCTCGTTCTCTCAATACTTATTGCAAAAGTAGTTTCCATAAGATTAAAAGAAGATTATGACAAAAAAATATATATAATTCTTCTTGTAGCAGTAATCCTTATATCGGGACTCGTGATCATAGAACCAGATATGGGAAGCGGGATGATAATACTGATGACATGCGGAATATTATTATTAGCCAGCGGGATGAAGCTAATAGATTTCTGCATTGTTTCGATCCCTACAATAATATTGGGAGTCATAGCTATAATGAACAACCAAAGCTGGAAAGAACGAATAGTTTTCTTCCTTAATCCCTATAGCGCCCCTACAGGTGAAGGCTATCAGGCGCTTCAATCATTCAGAGCAGTTGCAAGGGGCGGAATAATCGGCACAGGTTTTATGAGAAGCATGTTCAAATACGGAAAACTTCCAGAAAAAACAGCAGATTTTATATTCGCTATCACAGCCGAAGAATTTGGCATAATAGGATGTACTGTAATAATAGCCCTCTTTATTGCGCTGATATATACAGGATTTAAAATTGCAAAAAATACGGGAAGCACTTTCCCCAGATTATTAGCAGTAGGCATTACTCTATGTATTGCACTTTCTGCCCTGATAAATATATCAACAAATATAGGATTACTTCCCGTTACTGGTATCACATTGCCATTCATAAGCTTCGGTGGCAACAGCATGTTGGCAAATCTTACCGGCATTGGCATCCTTATAAACATAGCGAAAAAAAGTGGTGAATAA
- the murF gene encoding UDP-N-acetylmuramoyl-tripeptide--D-alanyl-D-alanine ligase: MIIETNEIINNIAGSWKGKWVNDFSHFSIDSRNIKSGSFFIALKGQKVDGYDFIPDAIQRGAKGIATQKPYNNNFFKDTFIYKVESTKNFLLSAGELARRKLQNKIIGITGSAGKTTTKEMISSILAKKFNIAATKGNANTEISIPLFLLNDTNRNEDYLVAEMGVQKRGDMDMLNKILQPNIALLLNIGDSHLEFLENREGVAQEKFKLIQFVKENNGKIILNGDDPLIQKLSNKINALYFSTKENGEVRGSIIESTERYMKIKFCYKNKCYVDEFPFSGIHFLYDMLASLSLGIIAGIPIDESIAVLKTFSPAKGRGTSISLSRGITIIDETYNSNPISLVANLTRFTKHNPPLIIIVGDMLELGKNAKLLHKKTGESISEVKPKLLISIGKYAKDVLSGTELNGIEQGIAFTCMEEAKAFIKELKICQNSVIFIKGSRSMKMEEIVEILKERFGK; encoded by the coding sequence ATGATAATCGAAACTAACGAAATCATCAATAATATAGCAGGGAGCTGGAAAGGTAAGTGGGTAAATGATTTTAGCCACTTTTCAATCGACAGCAGAAATATAAAAAGTGGAAGTTTTTTTATTGCCCTGAAAGGCCAAAAAGTAGACGGCTATGATTTTATTCCTGACGCAATACAGCGAGGAGCAAAGGGTATTGCAACACAAAAACCATATAATAACAATTTCTTCAAAGATACTTTTATATACAAAGTAGAGTCAACAAAAAACTTTCTTTTATCCGCCGGGGAATTAGCAAGGAGAAAACTCCAAAACAAAATTATAGGCATAACGGGAAGTGCCGGTAAAACCACAACAAAAGAAATGATAAGCTCTATTCTTGCAAAAAAATTTAATATCGCAGCAACAAAAGGAAATGCAAACACAGAGATATCAATCCCTCTGTTTCTTTTAAACGATACGAACAGAAATGAAGATTATCTTGTGGCAGAAATGGGAGTCCAAAAAAGAGGTGATATGGATATGCTAAACAAAATCTTGCAACCAAACATCGCTCTTTTGCTAAATATCGGGGATTCCCATTTAGAATTTTTAGAAAACAGAGAAGGCGTTGCGCAAGAAAAATTCAAACTAATACAGTTTGTTAAAGAAAATAATGGGAAAATAATACTCAACGGCGACGATCCTCTAATACAAAAATTAAGCAACAAAATAAATGCGCTATATTTCAGCACAAAGGAAAACGGAGAAGTAAGAGGAAGTATAATAGAATCGACAGAACGATATATGAAAATAAAATTTTGTTATAAAAACAAATGTTACGTTGATGAGTTTCCGTTCTCTGGAATACACTTTTTATATGATATGCTGGCATCTTTATCACTCGGTATAATTGCAGGAATTCCTATAGACGAATCAATAGCAGTTTTAAAAACATTTTCACCAGCAAAGGGGAGAGGAACAAGTATATCTCTTTCGAGAGGCATTACAATTATTGATGAAACATACAATTCAAACCCCATTTCGCTTGTAGCAAATCTTACGCGATTCACAAAACATAATCCCCCTCTAATTATTATCGTTGGGGACATGCTCGAACTCGGGAAAAATGCAAAATTACTTCACAAAAAAACAGGAGAAAGTATATCAGAAGTGAAACCGAAATTATTAATAAGCATTGGTAAGTATGCCAAAGACGTTTTATCAGGCACCGAATTAAACGGTATAGAACAAGGAATTGCATTCACCTGCATGGAAGAAGCCAAGGCATTCATAAAAGAATTGAAAATTTGTCAAAATTCTGTTATATTCATCAAAGGTTCAAGGAGTATGAAAATGGAAGAAATTGTAGAAATTCTCAAAGAAAGGTTTGGAAAATAA
- a CDS encoding D-alanine--D-alanine ligase — translation MNKKILVLYGGLSEEREVSIGSGKAIAKSLKKNGFIVKTFDFKGKLEKILENFTPDVVFVALHGKYGEDGTVQGALEIANVPYTGSDVLASAICMNKFITKQLLTAQKIETANYYPIRKKEKVLFKEIAYYLKSNKLIIKPVNQGSTIGISIVNDEKTFKKGLDKAFSFSDTVIVEEFLEGKEITVSIIGNGNNIKALPIIEIVPENEFYDYESKYVPGMSRHIIPARIPKNVYEKAKRNAILIYEEFGLRDFARIDFIVANNMPFALEANTIPGFTETSLVPDAAKADGITFDNLTAYIVKEALKRGK, via the coding sequence ATGAACAAGAAAATATTAGTTTTATATGGTGGCCTTTCAGAAGAAAGAGAAGTATCTATTGGAAGTGGAAAAGCAATTGCTAAAAGCCTTAAAAAAAATGGGTTTATTGTGAAAACATTTGATTTCAAAGGCAAATTAGAGAAGATTTTAGAGAATTTTACCCCTGACGTTGTTTTTGTTGCACTGCACGGAAAATATGGAGAAGATGGAACCGTACAAGGAGCTCTTGAAATAGCAAATGTGCCGTATACTGGCTCTGACGTACTTGCCAGTGCAATCTGCATGAATAAGTTTATAACAAAGCAACTTTTGACAGCTCAAAAAATCGAAACGGCCAACTACTATCCAATCAGGAAAAAAGAAAAAGTCCTATTCAAAGAAATTGCATATTATCTAAAAAGCAATAAACTCATCATAAAACCGGTTAACCAAGGCTCTACAATAGGAATAAGTATAGTAAACGATGAAAAAACCTTTAAAAAAGGGTTAGACAAAGCATTTTCATTTAGTGATACTGTCATTGTAGAGGAATTTCTTGAGGGAAAAGAAATTACCGTATCAATTATAGGAAACGGAAACAATATTAAAGCGCTTCCAATTATCGAAATTGTGCCAGAAAATGAATTCTATGATTACGAATCAAAGTATGTACCAGGAATGTCACGCCACATCATTCCAGCACGAATTCCTAAAAATGTATATGAAAAAGCAAAAAGAAATGCTATATTAATCTACGAAGAATTTGGCCTTAGAGACTTCGCAAGAATAGACTTTATTGTCGCAAACAATATGCCATTCGCCTTGGAAGCAAACACGATACCTGGATTTACTGAAACAAGTTTAGTTCCAGATGCTGCAAAAGCGGACGGAATAACCTTTGACAATCTCACTGCTTACATCGTTAAAGAAGCATTAAAAAGAGGTAAATGA
- the mraY gene encoding phospho-N-acetylmuramoyl-pentapeptide-transferase — translation MYKILLLYILISFLVAMPLFLIAIQWLKKIKFTQFIREEGPKEHKTKKGTPTASGIIFLIIPALFLPFYHNKTFLFLYLALLLNGLIGFIDDFISAKKKKSLGLSGRKKIILQIFVSVLLFIIGKDLISTTVSIRTWSLQMGNISYFILCLLVMIGSSNAFNLTDGIDGLLGSLSIPLFSTFIIIGNIATKTISSILIGALFAYLWFNKPKAAVFMGDTGSLALGGLFGAMGIINNSELLLPIMAIIPVIETLSVIIQVSYFKLTHGKRFFKMAPIHHHFEKSGWSELKIDYRSLLITLVACIFVITIL, via the coding sequence ATGTATAAAATTTTGCTATTATATATACTAATATCGTTTTTGGTGGCAATGCCTCTTTTTTTAATTGCAATACAATGGCTCAAAAAAATAAAATTCACTCAATTTATTCGAGAAGAAGGACCAAAAGAACATAAAACAAAAAAGGGGACACCAACCGCCAGTGGGATTATCTTCCTGATTATTCCAGCACTTTTCCTCCCTTTTTACCATAACAAAACATTTTTATTTCTATACTTAGCTTTGCTTCTTAATGGATTAATCGGGTTCATTGATGATTTTATAAGTGCTAAAAAAAAGAAGTCGTTAGGACTCAGTGGAAGAAAAAAAATTATTCTTCAAATCTTCGTATCTGTACTGTTATTTATTATTGGAAAAGATTTAATCAGCACAACAGTGAGTATAAGAACATGGTCACTTCAAATGGGAAATATATCATATTTTATTTTATGCCTGCTTGTTATGATTGGCTCATCCAATGCCTTCAATCTCACAGATGGAATCGATGGATTACTTGGAAGTTTATCAATCCCGCTGTTCTCTACGTTTATAATAATAGGGAATATAGCCACCAAAACAATTTCATCGATTCTTATAGGAGCTCTTTTTGCCTACCTCTGGTTCAACAAACCAAAAGCAGCTGTTTTTATGGGAGATACGGGGTCTTTAGCGTTAGGAGGACTCTTTGGAGCCATGGGTATCATAAATAATTCAGAACTGTTGCTTCCAATTATGGCTATAATTCCAGTCATAGAAACACTTTCAGTAATCATCCAGGTTTCTTACTTCAAACTGACTCACGGAAAAAGATTTTTCAAAATGGCACCAATTCATCACCATTTTGAAAAATCCGGTTGGAGCGAATTAAAGATAGATTACAGATCCTTGTTAATTACACTTGTCGCGTGTATTTTTGTGATAACAATTTTGTGA